The proteins below are encoded in one region of Microbispora sp. NBC_01189:
- a CDS encoding AAA family ATPase, whose product MTTVLRPHAEHQFADELAILAKTDDRPRPPGWRLSPWAVTTYVLGDGGQITPKYVGPRRIVEVAVATLATDRALLLLGVPGTAKTWLSEHLAAAICGDSTLLVQGTAGTAEEAVRYGWNYARLLSEGPSRQALTPSPVMRAMAEGRLARVEELTRMPSDVQDALITVLSEKMLPIPELGEEVQAAKGFNVIATANDRDRGVNDLSSALRRRFNTVVLPVPASLEEEVDIVARRVAQLGRSLELPETVTGLAEIRRVVTVFRELRAGVTADGRTKVKSPTGTLSTAEAISVVTGGIVLAAHFGDGVLRPADIAGGILGAVVQDPVSDRVVWQEYLETVVRDRDDWRDFYRACRDAG is encoded by the coding sequence GTGACCACCGTTCTGCGCCCGCACGCGGAGCACCAGTTCGCCGACGAGCTGGCGATCCTCGCGAAGACCGACGACCGGCCGCGCCCGCCGGGCTGGCGGCTCTCGCCCTGGGCGGTGACGACCTACGTGCTGGGAGACGGCGGCCAGATCACGCCGAAGTACGTCGGCCCGCGCAGGATCGTCGAGGTCGCGGTGGCGACGCTCGCCACCGACCGGGCGCTGCTGCTGCTCGGCGTGCCGGGCACGGCCAAGACCTGGCTGTCGGAGCACCTCGCCGCGGCGATCTGCGGTGACTCGACCCTGCTCGTGCAGGGCACGGCCGGCACGGCGGAGGAGGCGGTCCGCTACGGGTGGAACTACGCGCGGCTGCTGTCGGAGGGTCCCTCCCGCCAGGCGCTGACGCCGAGCCCGGTCATGCGTGCGATGGCGGAGGGACGGCTGGCCCGGGTCGAGGAACTCACCCGCATGCCGTCCGACGTACAGGACGCGCTGATCACCGTGCTGTCGGAGAAGATGCTGCCGATCCCGGAACTGGGGGAGGAGGTGCAGGCGGCCAAGGGCTTCAACGTCATCGCCACCGCCAACGACCGCGACCGCGGGGTCAACGACCTGTCGAGCGCGCTGCGCAGGCGGTTCAACACGGTCGTGCTGCCGGTCCCGGCCAGCCTGGAGGAGGAGGTCGACATCGTGGCCCGTCGGGTGGCGCAGCTCGGCCGCTCCCTGGAGCTGCCGGAGACCGTCACCGGGCTGGCGGAGATCCGCCGGGTGGTGACGGTCTTCCGCGAGCTGCGCGCGGGAGTGACCGCCGACGGGCGGACCAAGGTCAAGTCGCCCACCGGCACGCTCAGCACGGCGGAGGCCATCTCGGTCGTCACCGGCGGGATCGTGCTCGCCGCCCACTTCGGCGACGGCGTGCTGCGCCCGGCCGACATCGCGGGCGGCATCCTGGGAGCCGTGGTCCAGGACCCGGTGTCCGACCGCGTGGTGTGGCAGGAATACCTGGAGACCGTCGTCCGCGACCGCGACGACTGGCGCGACTTCTACCGGGCCTGCCGCGATGCCGGCTGA
- a CDS encoding DUF5691 domain-containing protein, which yields MTQGRSRDQAIKAPSARTGAGDSAGDSAGEAAGGRAAARRGQAEQREGRVAAGLSELERWLADQIGQGIAQARQTGPAGWDDLARRLVDAQAPGVAGMVTRLPRALGAEDWPGLLLGEYALLHLLAVAHRRADALPGPLRQTVRNRVGFPVTRESVLAGPVVRDHWDVVGCRDEEQERLVARRVWLAGRATGRPAMVLSFSPVGQPPESFPPPGTTIDADLAFYPGASPLRALVAVRHGDVEAGPPPGTEISRVPALIAEVLAADPWADSWPLVLAGVVPCPDGLADGAGADTEGGGGAGADGLRAAGPGADSEEPGGAGDALPLHLPLHPAAGVPWRLLAVSGGEPVTVAAEWTPRGLLPLTVWDEEGEVVSLMTPGPIVAAPSPAPMTGSWEELVSTALVGAGRRAVPPESLLERAAEQVVRMRAGRRPGRGARPVPAAAETLPPVPRAAADRLGRMLAGEQSRLLSEWLEAAAARRVRVPAATIPGLLDLGARDRSIRAHLGAVTGARGRWLAGLNSAWAYLLAEPAHVPPDEVWELGTSGDRRAFLAALRRRDPAAARELLERGWSAETPEDRAVFVAILADGLGMADEPFLEAALDDRRREVRQAAADLLTRLPRSRLAHRMTARASRFVTGNGPGLRAEPPADCDGAMERDGVRARPPAGMEARGWWLQQVVAHTPLSFWPGRLGMPPDEIARARIGDWEREVRMGWIRAAILQRDVAWARALFEAEPLTDLLAVLPPEERSHRAAELVAGHPVDGRLVMMLGGVPRPWGSRLARAVLKKIVETTRTQPWNAGELIRLAGERFDPAACAHAAEVPELAATLRFRFDMLKELS from the coding sequence GTGACGCAAGGACGGAGCCGGGACCAGGCGATCAAGGCGCCCTCCGCCCGCACCGGCGCCGGTGACAGCGCCGGTGACAGTGCCGGGGAAGCGGCCGGTGGGCGGGCGGCGGCCAGGCGCGGGCAGGCCGAGCAGCGGGAGGGCAGGGTCGCCGCGGGCCTGTCGGAGCTGGAGCGGTGGCTGGCCGACCAGATCGGGCAGGGAATCGCGCAGGCGCGCCAGACGGGCCCGGCCGGCTGGGACGACCTCGCCAGGCGGCTGGTCGACGCGCAGGCGCCGGGTGTGGCGGGCATGGTCACCCGGCTGCCCCGGGCGCTCGGCGCCGAGGACTGGCCGGGTCTCCTCCTGGGGGAGTACGCGCTGCTTCATCTGCTCGCCGTCGCCCACCGCCGCGCCGACGCGCTGCCCGGGCCGCTGCGGCAGACCGTACGGAACCGGGTCGGCTTCCCCGTCACGAGGGAGTCGGTGCTGGCCGGCCCGGTGGTGCGGGACCACTGGGACGTCGTCGGCTGCCGGGACGAGGAGCAGGAGCGGCTGGTCGCCCGGCGCGTCTGGCTGGCGGGCCGGGCTACCGGCCGCCCGGCGATGGTGCTGTCGTTCTCGCCGGTCGGGCAGCCACCGGAGTCGTTCCCGCCGCCGGGCACGACGATCGACGCCGACCTCGCCTTCTATCCGGGCGCGTCGCCGCTGCGCGCCCTGGTGGCCGTGCGGCACGGCGACGTCGAGGCGGGTCCGCCGCCGGGGACGGAGATCTCGCGGGTGCCCGCACTGATCGCGGAGGTGCTCGCGGCCGACCCCTGGGCCGACTCCTGGCCTCTGGTGCTCGCCGGAGTCGTCCCCTGCCCGGACGGCCTCGCCGACGGCGCGGGGGCCGACACGGAGGGGGGCGGCGGTGCGGGGGCCGACGGTTTGAGGGCCGCGGGTCCGGGGGCCGACAGCGAGGAGCCCGGCGGTGCGGGGGACGCGCTGCCGCTGCACCTGCCGCTGCACCCTGCCGCAGGCGTCCCATGGCGGCTGCTGGCCGTCTCCGGTGGGGAGCCGGTGACGGTCGCCGCCGAGTGGACGCCACGGGGGCTGCTCCCGCTGACGGTATGGGACGAGGAGGGCGAGGTGGTGAGCCTTATGACGCCGGGGCCGATCGTAGCCGCGCCGTCGCCGGCCCCGATGACCGGCTCGTGGGAGGAACTGGTGTCCACCGCGCTGGTGGGCGCCGGCCGCCGCGCCGTCCCGCCCGAGAGCCTGCTGGAGCGGGCGGCCGAGCAGGTGGTCCGGATGCGCGCGGGGCGGCGGCCGGGGAGGGGCGCGCGGCCGGTCCCGGCCGCGGCGGAGACGCTGCCGCCCGTGCCCCGCGCCGCCGCCGACCGGCTGGGCCGGATGCTCGCCGGTGAGCAGAGCAGGCTGCTGAGCGAGTGGCTGGAGGCGGCGGCCGCGCGGCGGGTGCGGGTGCCGGCCGCCACGATCCCGGGGCTGCTCGACCTCGGAGCGCGGGACCGGTCGATCCGCGCGCACCTGGGGGCGGTCACCGGGGCCCGGGGCCGCTGGCTCGCCGGTCTCAACTCCGCCTGGGCGTACCTGCTGGCCGAACCGGCGCACGTGCCGCCGGACGAGGTGTGGGAGCTCGGCACGAGCGGAGACAGGCGCGCCTTCCTGGCCGCCTTGCGCCGGCGTGATCCGGCGGCCGCGCGGGAACTGCTGGAACGCGGCTGGAGCGCGGAGACGCCGGAGGACCGGGCCGTCTTCGTGGCGATCCTCGCCGACGGCCTCGGCATGGCCGACGAGCCGTTCCTGGAGGCGGCGCTCGACGACCGGCGCCGCGAGGTGCGGCAGGCCGCCGCCGACCTCCTCACCCGCCTGCCGCGGTCGCGGCTGGCCCACCGGATGACCGCACGGGCGTCCCGGTTCGTGACCGGGAACGGTCCCGGGCTCCGGGCGGAGCCGCCGGCGGATTGCGACGGCGCGATGGAGCGCGACGGCGTCAGGGCCCGGCCGCCCGCCGGCATGGAGGCGCGGGGCTGGTGGCTGCAGCAGGTGGTGGCGCACACTCCGCTGTCGTTCTGGCCGGGTCGTCTCGGCATGCCGCCGGACGAGATCGCCCGGGCGAGGATCGGCGACTGGGAGCGCGAGGTGCGCATGGGCTGGATCCGGGCCGCCATCCTGCAGCGGGACGTGGCGTGGGCACGCGCCCTGTTCGAGGCCGAGCCGCTGACCGACCTGCTGGCCGTGCTCCCGCCCGAGGAGCGGTCCCACCGGGCGGCCGAGCTGGTGGCGGGCCATCCGGTGGACGGCCGGCTGGTCATGATGCTGGGCGGCGTGCCGCGGCCGTGGGGCTCCCGGCTCGCGAGGGCCGTGCTCAAGAAGATCGTGGAGACCACGCGGACCCAGCCGTGGAACGCCGGAGAGCTGATCCGGCTCGCGGGCGAGCGGTTCGACCCCGCGGCGTGCGCCCACGCGGCAGAGGTGCCCGAGCTGGCCGCGACCCTGCGGTTCCGCTTCGACATGCTGAAGGAGCTTTCGTGA
- a CDS encoding class I SAM-dependent methyltransferase, with protein sequence MPDAIFAHPRLAAVYDAFDGARDDLTAYLGVAVELGAERVLDIGCGTGCLAVLLADSGRTVAGVDPAEASLEVARSKDPAGRVTWVHGDAAAVPALGFDLAVMTGNVAQVFLTDDDWTRTLQGIRSALRPAGHLVFETRRPGFRAWEEWAADSAPVTLEIAGIGPVRRRREVTAVSLPLVSFRYTFEFLADGTVVTSDSTLRFRDRDEVEASLLGNGFRVLDVREAPDRPGREFVFLARRTP encoded by the coding sequence ATGCCTGACGCGATCTTCGCTCATCCTCGCCTCGCGGCCGTCTACGACGCCTTCGACGGCGCCCGCGACGATCTGACGGCCTACCTCGGCGTCGCCGTTGAGCTGGGCGCGGAGCGAGTGCTCGACATCGGATGCGGCACGGGGTGCCTGGCGGTCCTGCTCGCGGACAGCGGCCGTACGGTCGCCGGGGTCGATCCGGCCGAGGCGTCGCTTGAGGTGGCGAGATCGAAGGACCCCGCCGGACGAGTCACCTGGGTCCACGGCGACGCCGCGGCGGTGCCCGCTCTCGGCTTCGACCTCGCGGTGATGACGGGAAACGTGGCGCAGGTCTTCCTCACCGACGACGACTGGACGCGGACCCTCCAGGGGATCCGGTCCGCGCTCCGCCCGGCTGGTCACCTCGTGTTCGAGACGAGGCGTCCGGGATTCCGGGCCTGGGAGGAGTGGGCAGCCGACTCCGCTCCGGTCACCCTCGAGATCGCGGGGATCGGACCGGTGCGGCGCCGTCGGGAGGTCACCGCGGTCAGCCTGCCGCTGGTCTCCTTCCGTTACACCTTCGAGTTCCTCGCGGACGGCACGGTCGTCACCTCCGACTCCACGCTGCGGTTCCGGGACCGCGACGAGGTGGAGGCGAGCCTGCTCGGCAACGGCTTCCGGGTGCTGGACGTGCGGGAGGCCCCCGACCGTCCGGGGCGTGAGTTCGTGTTCCTCGCGCGGCGCACGCCCTGA
- a CDS encoding DinB family protein: MNEIPEANYSKKWDGDSRSAPVLVGDEREILTASLDWHRETFALKCSGVPKERLSDKGVPPSVLSLHGILRHLTGVERWWFRIQFAGEDVPLLYYSDDDPDQDFEDLGGDAGEAFAVWRAECERSREIVAAARSLDETGVQRSTGRPIALRRILVDMIAEYARHNGHADLLRERIDGVTGRAGPATGRCRPPRSRG; encoded by the coding sequence GTGAACGAGATCCCCGAGGCGAACTACTCGAAGAAGTGGGACGGCGACTCCCGGTCCGCTCCCGTCCTCGTCGGCGACGAGCGGGAGATCCTCACCGCCTCCCTGGACTGGCACCGCGAGACGTTCGCGCTCAAGTGCTCCGGCGTGCCGAAGGAACGGCTCTCCGACAAGGGGGTGCCGCCGTCCGTGCTGAGCCTCCACGGCATCCTCCGGCACCTCACCGGCGTCGAGCGGTGGTGGTTCCGCATCCAGTTCGCCGGTGAGGACGTCCCGCTCCTCTACTACTCGGACGACGATCCCGACCAGGACTTCGAGGATCTGGGCGGGGACGCCGGCGAGGCGTTCGCCGTGTGGCGCGCGGAGTGTGAGCGCTCCCGCGAGATCGTGGCCGCGGCCCGGTCGCTGGACGAGACCGGCGTCCAGCGCTCCACCGGCCGGCCGATCGCGCTGCGCCGCATCCTGGTCGACATGATCGCGGAGTACGCGCGCCACAACGGGCACGCCGACCTGCTCCGCGAGCGGATCGACGGCGTCACCGGCCGGGCCGGTCCCGCCACAGGTCGATGCCGTCCACCGCGCTCACGGGGGTGA
- a CDS encoding fumarylacetoacetate hydrolase family protein, which produces MRLVRGHLPDDTGVPGPARWAVRDEEGDRPLPEGFSLGEALSSGLDHFRRSLAAATGPAVPLTSLAAPVDRWTEVWAAGVTYRRSREARKEESHEPDIYERVYDAPRPELFFKSLGWRVRGHGQAIAVRPDSSWDVPEPELAVVVCANGEIAGYTVCDDVSSRSIEGENPLYLPQAKMYLGATALGPGIRPAWEVPDPYDLGIRLSISRGSREIWAGSASTRRLHRRIDGLVEHLLRADRYPYGVILTTGTCLVPESDFTLTPGDEVTIEIDGLGRLVTPVSAVDGIDLWRDRPGR; this is translated from the coding sequence ATGCGACTCGTACGTGGCCATCTCCCCGACGACACCGGCGTCCCCGGGCCCGCACGCTGGGCCGTCCGTGACGAGGAGGGCGACCGGCCGCTGCCGGAGGGCTTCTCGCTGGGGGAGGCGCTCTCGTCCGGCCTCGACCACTTCCGCCGGTCCCTCGCAGCGGCGACCGGCCCGGCCGTGCCGCTGACTTCGCTCGCCGCGCCCGTGGACCGGTGGACGGAGGTGTGGGCCGCGGGCGTCACCTACCGGAGATCGCGGGAGGCGCGCAAGGAGGAGAGCCACGAGCCCGACATCTACGAGCGCGTGTACGACGCCCCCCGCCCCGAGCTGTTCTTCAAGTCACTCGGCTGGCGCGTCCGGGGACACGGGCAGGCCATCGCCGTACGGCCCGACTCGTCCTGGGACGTCCCGGAGCCCGAACTGGCAGTGGTGGTCTGCGCCAACGGGGAGATCGCCGGATACACCGTCTGCGACGACGTGAGCTCCCGCTCCATCGAGGGCGAGAACCCGCTGTATCTTCCGCAGGCGAAGATGTATCTCGGCGCCACCGCGCTGGGTCCGGGGATCCGTCCCGCCTGGGAGGTTCCCGACCCCTACGACCTCGGCATCCGGCTGAGCATCTCGCGCGGCTCCCGCGAGATCTGGGCGGGCTCGGCGAGCACCCGCCGGCTCCACCGGCGGATCGACGGCCTCGTCGAGCACCTCCTGCGCGCCGACCGCTACCCGTACGGGGTGATCCTGACGACCGGCACCTGCCTCGTGCCGGAGTCGGACTTCACGCTGACGCCCGGCGACGAGGTGACCATCGAGATCGACGGCCTCGGCCGTCTGGTCACCCCCGTGAGCGCGGTGGACGGCATCGACCTGTGGCGGGACCGGCCCGGCCGGTGA
- a CDS encoding helix-turn-helix transcriptional regulator — translation MVTRTPQRVLIGRSAELDRLLGVLDGAAAGLAGVALVGGDAGIGKTRIVTELCDLAQRRGFVTLAGQCAELGDALPYLPLADALRTAATEPGGPVGPAVAARTALRRLLPGDDTGPAEETATGGLAQQRLFGSVLDMLSEVAGRHPVLFVFEDLHWADRSTRDLLVFLTRMLQRERVCLVGTYRTDDLHRRHPLRPVLAELRRLPLVTAVELPPLGDDDMAAYLASLGRDGDGPAGAERERGFGALIERAGGNPFFAEELLAASADHSRLPGTLADLMLARVEALSDTARQVLRIAAVAGRRVGHDLLRDAAGLGDLPLEDALREIVSRRLLTAGSDGYAFRHALLQEAVYDDLLPGERTRLHATFAALLAERGGSPAELAHHHLAAHDTPAALRASVEAGRLASRLGAPAEAHRHLERALELWDQVPASGRPTGDSRPRIALASAAAAAAAGDSHRAAGQLRRLRREADDPVLVAEIGERLAYYLADGDDARDEATASAREAVDLAPHSALLARALATYARTLWWNYRVEEATATAARALEVAQATGARDAEASALVVLALSEESADVDRAVDLLTRATRRPSGDLSIDLRARFNHARIHYEHGHLTDAARIAESGVRLAAENGLTWSAFGTDLRFLHYLIHYADGDWDAAERLAGAFGVRVGTRAEAHLSSFALFVEVGRGRAGADERLRWLSRFWSDDLVSYMARGMAAEHALWHGDPKAALEHVDAILATLEPFDPGLIRIAATGLQALADLGQTGEHCDDLLRRARHAAANGPNGPRARLGPEGLAWLARAEAEWHRAHGTAGPEVWRRATEAFGFGFVYEEARSRRRLAESLLRTGDRAAANTEWERAVTVAAALGAAPLLAALRESGARAGFRDPAAAAPAPDREPGRLAALTAREREVLAHVADGLPNREIGERLFISQKTVSVHVSNILAKFGVSSRTQAAAVALQEGLAGTGDGNTV, via the coding sequence GTGGTCACGCGTACGCCGCAAAGGGTGCTGATCGGGCGTTCCGCCGAGCTCGATCGGCTTCTGGGCGTGCTCGACGGCGCCGCGGCCGGGCTCGCGGGAGTCGCCCTGGTGGGCGGCGACGCGGGGATCGGCAAGACGCGGATCGTGACCGAGCTGTGCGATCTCGCGCAGCGGCGGGGGTTCGTGACGCTGGCCGGGCAGTGCGCCGAGCTCGGCGACGCCCTGCCCTACCTTCCGCTGGCCGACGCACTGCGCACCGCCGCCACCGAGCCCGGGGGGCCGGTCGGCCCGGCCGTCGCCGCCCGCACCGCCCTGCGGCGGCTGCTGCCCGGCGACGACACGGGCCCCGCCGAGGAGACGGCCACCGGCGGGCTCGCCCAGCAGCGTCTGTTCGGGTCCGTCCTCGACATGCTGTCGGAGGTGGCCGGGCGCCATCCGGTGCTGTTCGTCTTCGAGGACCTGCACTGGGCCGACCGCTCGACGCGTGACCTGCTCGTCTTCCTCACCCGGATGCTGCAGCGGGAGCGGGTGTGCCTCGTCGGCACCTACCGCACCGACGACCTGCACCGCCGCCACCCGCTGCGCCCGGTCCTGGCCGAGCTGCGGCGTCTGCCACTGGTCACCGCGGTCGAACTGCCGCCGCTGGGCGACGACGACATGGCGGCGTACCTCGCCAGCCTCGGCCGGGACGGCGACGGCCCGGCGGGCGCGGAGCGGGAACGCGGCTTCGGCGCCCTGATCGAGCGGGCCGGGGGCAACCCGTTCTTCGCCGAGGAGCTGCTGGCCGCCAGCGCCGACCACAGCCGGCTGCCGGGGACCCTCGCCGACCTGATGCTCGCGCGGGTGGAGGCCCTCTCGGACACGGCCCGCCAGGTGCTGCGGATCGCGGCCGTGGCCGGGCGGCGGGTCGGCCACGACCTGCTGCGCGATGCCGCCGGTCTCGGGGACCTGCCGCTGGAGGACGCGCTGCGTGAGATCGTCTCGCGGCGGCTGCTCACCGCGGGCAGCGACGGATACGCGTTCCGGCACGCGCTCCTCCAGGAGGCGGTGTACGACGACCTGCTGCCGGGCGAGCGGACCCGCCTGCACGCCACGTTCGCCGCGCTGCTCGCGGAGCGCGGCGGCTCCCCCGCCGAGCTGGCCCACCATCACCTCGCCGCGCACGACACGCCGGCGGCGCTGCGGGCGTCGGTGGAGGCCGGGCGGCTGGCCTCCCGCCTGGGCGCTCCGGCGGAGGCGCACCGGCACCTCGAGCGGGCGCTGGAGCTGTGGGACCAGGTGCCGGCCTCCGGGCGCCCCACCGGGGACAGCCGGCCGCGGATCGCGCTGGCGAGCGCCGCCGCGGCGGCGGCCGCCGGTGACTCCCACAGGGCCGCGGGGCAGTTGCGGCGGCTGCGCCGGGAGGCGGACGACCCCGTCCTCGTCGCCGAGATCGGCGAGCGGCTCGCCTACTACCTGGCCGACGGGGACGACGCCCGCGATGAGGCGACCGCGTCGGCCCGGGAGGCGGTGGACCTCGCGCCGCACAGCGCGCTGCTGGCCAGGGCCCTGGCCACGTACGCGCGCACGCTGTGGTGGAACTACCGGGTCGAGGAGGCGACCGCGACGGCGGCCAGGGCCCTGGAGGTCGCGCAGGCGACCGGCGCCCGCGACGCCGAGGCCAGCGCCCTGGTCGTGCTGGCGCTGTCGGAGGAGTCCGCCGACGTCGACCGCGCCGTCGACCTGCTCACGCGCGCCACCCGCCGCCCCTCGGGCGACCTGTCCATCGACCTGCGGGCACGGTTCAACCACGCGCGCATCCACTACGAGCACGGCCATCTCACGGACGCCGCCCGCATCGCCGAATCGGGCGTACGGCTGGCCGCCGAGAACGGGCTGACCTGGAGCGCCTTCGGCACCGACCTGCGGTTCCTGCACTACCTCATCCACTACGCGGACGGCGACTGGGACGCCGCCGAGCGGCTGGCCGGCGCCTTCGGCGTGCGGGTCGGCACCCGGGCGGAGGCCCATCTGTCGTCGTTCGCCCTCTTCGTGGAGGTGGGCCGGGGACGCGCGGGAGCCGACGAGAGGCTGCGGTGGCTGTCCCGGTTCTGGTCCGACGACCTGGTGAGCTACATGGCGCGCGGGATGGCCGCCGAGCACGCCCTGTGGCACGGCGACCCGAAGGCGGCGCTCGAACACGTCGACGCGATCCTCGCGACGCTCGAACCGTTCGACCCCGGCCTGATCCGGATCGCGGCGACCGGTCTGCAGGCGCTCGCCGACCTCGGCCAGACCGGCGAGCACTGCGACGACCTGCTGCGACGGGCCAGGCACGCCGCGGCGAACGGGCCCAACGGCCCGCGGGCGCGGCTGGGCCCGGAGGGTCTCGCCTGGCTGGCCCGGGCGGAGGCCGAGTGGCACCGCGCGCACGGCACGGCAGGCCCGGAGGTGTGGCGGCGCGCGACCGAGGCCTTCGGCTTCGGCTTCGTCTACGAGGAGGCGCGGTCGCGTCGCCGGCTGGCCGAGAGCCTGCTGCGGACGGGTGACCGCGCGGCGGCCAACACCGAGTGGGAGCGGGCGGTGACCGTCGCCGCCGCGCTGGGAGCCGCGCCTCTCCTGGCCGCCCTGCGGGAGTCCGGGGCGCGCGCCGGGTTCCGGGACCCGGCCGCGGCCGCCCCCGCGCCGGACCGGGAGCCCGGGCGGCTCGCCGCGCTCACCGCGCGCGAGCGGGAGGTGCTGGCCCACGTCGCGGACGGCCTGCCCAACCGTGAGATCGGCGAGCGGCTGTTCATCTCCCAGAAGACGGTCAGCGTGCATGTCTCGAACATCCTCGCCAAGTTTGGCGTGTCCAGCCGCACCCAGGCCGCCGCGGTCGCCCTCCAGGAGGGCCTGGCGGGCACCGGAGACGGAAATACTGTGTAA
- a CDS encoding aldehyde dehydrogenase family protein, producing the protein MTRQIVSVVGGDEVTSGTPYASVNPARPSQIVADVTLTDAAGFADACRAASAAQREWARVPAPVRGRVIASIGRLVEANTEALARLVTEEIGKPYAEALGEVREIVDTCDFFLGEGRRLYGQTIPSEMPDKSLFTFRVPVGVAAVVTAGNFPVAVPSWYLVPALLCGNAVVWKPAEYAAASAHALYRLFAAAGLPRGVLGIVFAGGEQTYAGLDRALGEGLVQKVGFTGSSAVGRRVGELCGRHLQSPCLELGGKNPMVVMPDADLDLAAEGALFSGFGTAGQRCTSLGTVIVHEDVHDAFLRRFTDAVRSAKIGDPNGDVLYGPLLDHRFAERYEEHLGWIQPHHTVLPGPVGRIDGEGLYYHPVVVDGVRPGDRLFLEETFGPIVGVTTFSTLDEAIGLANRPGYGLSSSIYTSDPKAVFRFREGVSAGMVSVNNSTSGAEAHLPFGGNGKSGNGSRQSGMWVLDQFTRWQAMNWDYSGRLQKAQMDVAEITPDLGFRL; encoded by the coding sequence GTGACTCGGCAGATCGTTTCCGTCGTCGGGGGTGACGAGGTCACCTCGGGCACGCCGTACGCGTCCGTCAACCCGGCGCGGCCCTCGCAGATCGTGGCGGACGTGACGCTCACGGACGCGGCGGGTTTCGCGGACGCCTGCCGCGCCGCGTCGGCCGCCCAGCGGGAGTGGGCGCGCGTCCCGGCTCCGGTGCGCGGACGGGTGATCGCCTCGATCGGCCGCCTCGTCGAGGCCAACACCGAGGCGCTGGCCCGCCTGGTGACCGAGGAGATCGGCAAGCCGTACGCCGAGGCGCTCGGCGAGGTCCGTGAGATCGTCGACACCTGCGACTTCTTCCTCGGGGAGGGCCGGCGCCTCTACGGGCAGACCATCCCGTCGGAGATGCCGGACAAGAGCCTGTTCACCTTCCGGGTGCCGGTCGGCGTCGCGGCGGTGGTGACGGCGGGCAACTTCCCGGTCGCGGTGCCCTCCTGGTATCTGGTGCCGGCGCTGCTGTGCGGCAACGCGGTGGTCTGGAAGCCCGCCGAGTACGCCGCGGCGTCCGCGCACGCCCTCTACCGCCTGTTCGCCGCGGCCGGGCTGCCGCGCGGCGTGCTCGGCATCGTGTTCGCGGGCGGCGAGCAGACCTACGCCGGGCTCGACCGCGCGCTCGGCGAGGGCCTGGTGCAGAAGGTCGGGTTCACCGGCTCCAGCGCGGTCGGCCGCCGCGTCGGCGAACTGTGCGGGCGGCACCTACAGTCGCCCTGCCTGGAGCTCGGCGGCAAGAACCCGATGGTCGTGATGCCGGACGCCGACCTGGACCTCGCCGCCGAGGGCGCGTTGTTCTCCGGGTTCGGCACGGCCGGGCAGCGGTGCACCTCCCTGGGCACGGTCATCGTCCACGAGGACGTGCACGACGCGTTCCTGCGCCGGTTCACCGACGCCGTGCGCAGCGCGAAGATCGGCGACCCGAACGGCGACGTGCTGTACGGCCCGCTGCTCGACCACCGGTTCGCCGAACGGTACGAGGAGCACCTGGGCTGGATCCAGCCGCACCACACCGTGCTGCCCGGCCCGGTGGGCCGGATCGACGGCGAGGGCCTGTACTACCACCCGGTCGTCGTGGACGGCGTCCGTCCCGGCGACCGGCTGTTCCTGGAGGAGACGTTCGGCCCGATCGTGGGCGTGACCACGTTCTCCACCCTGGACGAGGCGATCGGCCTCGCCAACCGCCCGGGATACGGCCTGTCGTCGTCCATCTACACCTCCGACCCGAAGGCGGTGTTCCGCTTCCGCGAGGGCGTGTCGGCCGGGATGGTCAGCGTCAACAACTCGACGTCCGGGGCGGAGGCGCACCTGCCGTTCGGCGGGAACGGCAAGTCGGGCAACGGCAGCCGGCAGAGCGGCATGTGGGTGCTCGACCAGTTCACCCGCTGGCAGGCGATGAACTGGGACTACTCGGGCCGCCTGCAGAAGGCCCAGATGGACGTCGCCGAGATCACCCCCGACCTGGGTTTCCGGCTCTGA